One part of the Mycolicibacterium aromaticivorans JS19b1 = JCM 16368 genome encodes these proteins:
- a CDS encoding TetR/AcrR family transcriptional regulator, which yields MPLTARGRRTRAAILDAAALLIYRRGVRATSLDDVLAVAGCGKSQLYHYFDDKAELVGAVIDRQLEMVLAAQPGLTHIDSWPTLDAWMAGIVQMHSAPGGPFACPLGKLAAELMDDDALRPRVDAAFGRWVGLLADGLRTMRQRGALRADAEPDRLAANVIAALQGGMLVGRVRSDITPMRDAVDVARMQLRQWCPATVDSEPPTR from the coding sequence GTGCCGCTGACCGCGCGGGGCCGGCGGACACGCGCCGCGATTCTGGACGCCGCAGCGCTGCTGATCTATCGACGAGGTGTCCGCGCCACCAGTCTCGATGACGTGCTCGCGGTCGCGGGTTGCGGAAAATCCCAGCTCTATCACTACTTTGACGACAAAGCCGAGCTGGTCGGTGCCGTGATCGACCGACAGCTGGAGATGGTTCTCGCTGCCCAACCCGGCTTGACACACATCGATTCCTGGCCAACATTGGACGCCTGGATGGCCGGCATCGTGCAGATGCACTCGGCTCCCGGCGGCCCGTTCGCGTGTCCGTTGGGCAAGTTGGCCGCCGAGTTGATGGACGACGACGCCTTGCGGCCACGCGTCGACGCAGCGTTCGGCCGATGGGTGGGACTGCTCGCCGACGGGTTGCGCACGATGCGGCAACGCGGCGCACTGAGAGCCGATGCCGAGCCGGATCGCCTGGCCGCCAACGTTATTGCAGCACTTCAGGGCGGCATGCTGGTCGGCCGGGTGCGGTCGGACATCACCCCGATGCGCGACGCCGTCGACGTCGCTCGGATGCAGCTTCGGCAGTGGTGTCCCGCCACCGTCGACAGTGAACCACCAACCCGCTGA